One Neisseria sicca genomic region harbors:
- a CDS encoding helix-turn-helix domain-containing protein, giving the protein MSKYTLHFKYQAVLHYLHIRSQQRTADHYGISRTHLRRWIRAYQEGGIGALEHPQSKTMPQHRKNPFIADKPDQEKTQAELIEELCYMRAEVAYLKELKALSQKQTAKDKAKPSKH; this is encoded by the coding sequence ATGAGCAAATATACATTACACTTCAAATACCAAGCCGTACTCCACTACCTGCATATACGCAGCCAACAGCGTACCGCAGATCACTACGGCATTTCCCGAACCCACCTGAGACGATGGATACGCGCCTATCAAGAAGGCGGCATCGGCGCACTCGAACATCCCCAATCCAAAACCATGCCCCAACATCGAAAAAACCCCTTCATCGCAGATAAACCCGACCAAGAAAAAACGCAGGCAGAGCTTATTGAAGAGTTGTGCTATATGCGCGCAGAGGTCGCCTACCTAAAGGAGTTAAAAGCCCTCAGCCAAAAGCAGACCGCAAAGGACAAAGCCAAACCGTCCAAACACTGA
- a CDS encoding IS3 family transposase, translated as MLYARRGRLPKGVKSPQPKADRKGQSQTVQTLRAQHPLKYLLHIANLPKSSFYYHHQNRPDPDEADKALLVETYRRHKGRYGQRRIAAALGWNRKKAARLMKQLELKALIRAKKAYRHPAMGEISENLLKRLFKAEKPNEKWLTDVTELKGKDGKLYLSPILDLFNREIVAYAMSRRADSEMVKEMLEKATPRLTDKGTMLHSDQGVLYRTAGYRELLAEHSMVQSMSRKANCWDNAPMESFFAVLKTECFYNAGELTVDELMKQIDDYMDYYNRERCSLKLKKLSPVAYRTQLAQSA; from the coding sequence GTGCTATATGCGCGCAGAGGTCGCCTACCTAAAGGAGTTAAAAGCCCTCAGCCAAAAGCAGACCGCAAAGGACAAAGCCAAACCGTCCAAACACTGAGGGCGCAACACCCGCTCAAATACCTGCTGCACATCGCAAACCTGCCTAAAAGCAGCTTTTACTACCACCACCAAAACCGACCCGACCCCGACGAAGCCGACAAAGCCCTCCTTGTCGAAACCTACCGGCGGCATAAAGGACGCTACGGACAAAGGCGCATTGCCGCAGCATTGGGTTGGAACCGCAAAAAAGCGGCGCGATTGATGAAGCAGTTGGAACTGAAAGCCCTCATACGGGCGAAAAAAGCCTACCGCCATCCCGCTATGGGCGAAATATCGGAAAACCTCCTCAAACGCCTATTCAAAGCTGAAAAGCCCAACGAAAAATGGCTGACCGACGTTACCGAACTCAAAGGGAAGGACGGCAAACTGTACCTCTCACCGATATTGGACCTGTTCAACCGGGAAATCGTCGCCTACGCCATGAGCCGCAGAGCCGACAGCGAAATGGTGAAGGAAATGCTTGAAAAAGCCACACCCCGTCTGACTGATAAAGGAACGATGCTTCATTCGGACCAAGGTGTGCTGTACCGTACGGCGGGGTATAGGGAATTGCTTGCGGAGCATTCCATGGTTCAAAGCATGTCGCGAAAGGCGAACTGTTGGGACAATGCGCCGATGGAGAGCTTCTTTGCGGTGTTGAAGACGGAGTGTTTCTATAACGCAGGTGAATTGACGGTAGATGAATTGATGAAGCAGATAGATGACTATATGGATTACTACAACCGGGAGCGTTGCAGTTTGAAATTGAAAAAGCTGAGTCCTGTCGCATACAGAACCCAGCTTGCACAGAGCGCCTGA
- a CDS encoding LysR family transcriptional regulator: MQDIKPLLVFAAVLKHGSMNAAAAALGMTPSAVSQHINRLETLHGIKLLNRSTRSLAPTDAGRALGEYCRRLAATLADTRTVIDNLKTEPVGELRISLTSSVISSHAFQTAFSRLQTEFPKIRPVLNFSDTLDDLQHNQTDIAIRGGDRALDDPNLVARHLVTWPYSICAAPDYLDRHPPITHPSQLHAHRWLHFLPVRTTLQHGGESYFLDIADSIACTHLAAVCSLTESGFGLSLQVGGEVREKIAQGRLKTVLPEWTLPPVSLYLVTPYRVQSAKTEAAVRIFTESFAKEADT, from the coding sequence ATGCAAGACATCAAACCCCTGCTCGTTTTCGCCGCCGTCCTCAAACACGGCAGCATGAACGCCGCCGCTGCCGCGCTGGGTATGACCCCGTCTGCCGTCAGCCAGCACATCAACCGCCTCGAAACCCTGCACGGCATCAAGCTGTTAAACCGCAGCACGCGCAGCCTTGCGCCCACCGATGCCGGCCGCGCTTTGGGCGAATACTGCCGCCGCCTCGCCGCTACCCTCGCCGATACGCGTACCGTTATCGACAATCTGAAAACCGAACCTGTCGGCGAATTGCGTATCTCCCTAACGTCCAGCGTCATTAGTTCCCACGCTTTTCAGACGGCGTTTTCACGATTGCAAACCGAGTTTCCCAAAATCCGACCCGTCCTCAATTTCAGCGATACTTTGGACGACCTGCAACACAATCAGACCGACATCGCCATACGCGGCGGCGACCGCGCTTTGGACGATCCCAATCTGGTCGCGCGCCATCTCGTTACCTGGCCGTACAGCATTTGCGCCGCGCCCGATTATCTCGACCGCCATCCGCCCATCACCCATCCCTCGCAGCTTCACGCCCACCGCTGGCTGCACTTCCTGCCCGTCCGCACGACCTTGCAACACGGCGGCGAAAGCTATTTTCTCGATATTGCCGACAGCATTGCCTGCACGCATCTTGCCGCCGTGTGCAGCCTGACCGAAAGCGGTTTCGGTTTGTCTTTGCAAGTGGGCGGCGAAGTTCGGGAAAAAATCGCCCAAGGCCGTCTGAAAACCGTTTTGCCCGAATGGACGCTGCCGCCGGTCAGCCTCTATTTGGTGACGCCTTACCGCGTCCAGTCCGCCAAAACCGAAGCCGCCGTCCGTATCTTCACGGAAAGTTTCGCCAAGGAAGCAGACACATGA
- a CDS encoding acyl-CoA thioesterase codes for MAKFAVADVDAVLFQTTLCVQVGDVNYGGHLANDAVLRLCHEVRMRWLAGLGWSETDAGGAGLIMADAAVQYLAQGFYGDELSAEMGVEDIGKGGFALLFRLTRIADGKMLAQARTGMVCFDYARQKVCRLPQALKTVLEVV; via the coding sequence ATGGCTAAGTTTGCAGTGGCGGATGTGGATGCGGTGTTGTTTCAGACGACCTTGTGCGTGCAGGTGGGCGATGTGAATTACGGCGGCCATCTGGCGAACGATGCCGTTTTGCGTTTGTGCCACGAGGTGCGGATGCGTTGGCTGGCAGGTTTGGGCTGGAGTGAAACGGACGCGGGCGGCGCGGGGCTGATTATGGCGGACGCGGCGGTGCAATATTTGGCACAAGGCTTTTACGGCGATGAATTGTCGGCGGAAATGGGCGTCGAGGACATCGGCAAGGGCGGATTCGCGCTGCTGTTCCGCCTGACACGTATCGCGGACGGCAAGATGCTGGCGCAGGCGCGCACGGGTATGGTGTGTTTCGATTATGCGCGCCAAAAGGTTTGCCGGTTGCCGCAGGCTTTGAAAACCGTGTTGGAGGTCGTCTGA
- a CDS encoding NAD(P)-dependent oxidoreductase: MKIAVIGATGYVGNAVVRELAGHGHEVTAFARNTDKVFQAQNVAAVSADVNAADFADKLAGFDAVVSAFNPGWTNPNIGADFTRGANSIVEAAKAAQVPYLLIVGGAGSLYVAPDLQVVDTPDFPKAIYDGANAARHLLTALLPRRDVNWSFVSPPARLGADGGFNEDKTGKYRLGKDDLLMDGEIPAGISVADLAVAIADDVENKAHLFERFTVAAA; the protein is encoded by the coding sequence ATGAAAATCGCAGTCATCGGTGCAACAGGTTATGTCGGCAACGCAGTCGTTCGAGAATTGGCGGGGCACGGGCATGAAGTGACCGCTTTCGCGCGCAACACGGACAAAGTGTTCCAAGCGCAAAATGTTGCTGCCGTCTCCGCAGACGTGAACGCGGCAGATTTTGCCGACAAGCTGGCGGGCTTTGACGCCGTGGTCAGCGCGTTCAATCCCGGCTGGACCAATCCCAATATCGGCGCGGATTTTACACGCGGCGCAAACAGCATCGTCGAAGCGGCAAAAGCGGCGCAAGTGCCGTATCTCTTAATCGTCGGCGGCGCAGGCAGCCTGTATGTCGCGCCTGATTTGCAAGTTGTCGATACGCCCGACTTCCCCAAAGCCATTTACGACGGCGCCAATGCCGCACGCCATCTCTTGACGGCACTCCTGCCGCGCCGCGATGTGAACTGGTCTTTCGTTTCCCCTCCGGCACGACTGGGCGCGGACGGCGGTTTCAACGAAGACAAAACCGGCAAATACCGCTTGGGCAAAGACGATTTGCTGATGGACGGCGAAATTCCGGCAGGCATCAGCGTGGCGGATTTGGCAGTCGCCATCGCCGACGATGTGGAAAACAAAGCGCATTTGTTTGAACGCTTTACCGTTGCCGCCGCTTAA
- the gltS gene encoding sodium/glutamate symporter — translation MEWEFNSYYTLIAATLVLLIGKVLVNKVKFLRDFNIPEPVAGGLIAAIILFALHQAYDVSFKFEKPLQDAFMLIFFTSIGLSADFSRLKAGGLPLVIFTAVVGAFIIVQNFVGVGLAKILDLNPLIGLITGSITLTGGHGTAGAWGPDFENKFGLVGATGLGMASATFGLVFGGLIGGPVARRLINKMGRKPIDQSGQKANSDEHADDVFEQAKRTRLITAESAVETLAMFAACLAFAEIVDGFDKEYLYDLPKFVWCLFAGVVIRNILTSAFKVNMFDRAIDVFGNASLSLFLAMALLNLKLWELTGLAGPVTIILAVQTVVMILYATFVTYVFMGRDYDAAVLAAGHCGFGLGATPTAVANMQSITQTFGPSHKAFLIVPMVGAFFVDLINAAILSGFVNVITK, via the coding sequence ATGGAATGGGAATTTAACAGTTACTACACGTTGATTGCCGCCACATTGGTTTTGTTGATTGGTAAGGTTTTGGTAAACAAAGTCAAATTCCTGCGCGATTTCAACATTCCCGAGCCTGTGGCAGGCGGCTTGATTGCTGCGATTATCCTGTTTGCACTGCATCAAGCTTACGACGTGAGCTTCAAATTTGAAAAACCGCTGCAAGACGCATTCATGCTGATTTTCTTCACTTCTATCGGTTTGAGCGCGGATTTCTCCCGCTTGAAAGCAGGCGGTCTGCCGTTGGTGATTTTCACCGCCGTCGTAGGGGCGTTTATCATCGTGCAGAACTTTGTCGGCGTCGGCTTGGCGAAGATTTTGGATTTGAATCCGCTTATCGGCCTGATTACCGGCTCGATTACCCTGACCGGCGGACACGGTACCGCAGGCGCATGGGGTCCGGACTTTGAAAACAAATTCGGCTTGGTTGGTGCTACCGGATTGGGTATGGCTTCCGCCACGTTCGGTTTGGTATTCGGCGGCCTGATCGGCGGCCCGGTTGCGCGCCGTCTGATCAACAAAATGGGACGTAAACCCATCGATCAAAGTGGACAAAAGGCAAATTCAGACGAACATGCCGACGACGTGTTCGAACAAGCGAAGCGCACCCGCCTGATTACCGCCGAATCTGCCGTCGAAACGCTTGCTATGTTTGCAGCGTGTTTGGCATTTGCCGAAATTGTGGACGGCTTCGACAAAGAATATCTGTATGACTTGCCGAAATTCGTATGGTGTCTGTTTGCCGGTGTCGTCATCCGCAACATTCTGACTTCCGCGTTTAAAGTCAATATGTTCGACCGCGCTATCGACGTATTCGGCAATGCCTCCCTGTCGCTTTTCCTCGCAATGGCACTTTTGAACCTGAAATTGTGGGAGTTGACCGGTCTGGCGGGTCCTGTAACCATCATTCTCGCCGTACAAACCGTCGTGATGATTTTGTATGCGACATTCGTGACTTATGTCTTTATGGGACGCGATTACGATGCGGCGGTTTTGGCGGCAGGCCACTGCGGTTTCGGTTTGGGCGCCACGCCGACCGCCGTTGCCAATATGCAGTCCATCACTCAGACCTTCGGTCCTTCGCACAAAGCCTTCTTGATTGTGCCTATGGTCGGCGCGTTCTTCGTGGACTTGATTAACGCAGCAATCCTTTCCGGTTTCGTAAATGTCATTACCAAATAA
- a CDS encoding helix-turn-helix transcriptional regulator, translated as MERDSLNSQHFVRLVQQGGGSDYLSGNYRFDTLHSGISLHGGCVTAQKDFQSTQLAEPYISFILLLEGRLDFAINQNRYQIEADGGRVVLIAAEEEILFSRYLYQGEKTAKITLKGIEQWLSQPQYAAMLPAVYRETVRHWHLSDELRALAENSLMLSAQGDGLGDVLQREADALQLLAGLWRDFCSRYPLSPSSEKSGGTVRPSDGDGFVHGLNQAFDQGAHQVAELAAALHVSERTLQRRLRDYFGITVSDWLRHKHMQYALYALTTGKESISEIAYRCGYGHTSSFTQAFKQYFDCTPAEVRKRED; from the coding sequence ATGGAAAGAGACTCTTTAAACAGCCAGCATTTCGTCCGACTGGTGCAACAAGGTGGCGGCAGCGATTATCTGAGCGGCAATTACCGTTTCGATACGCTGCACAGCGGCATTTCCCTGCATGGCGGCTGCGTGACCGCGCAAAAGGATTTCCAAAGCACGCAGCTTGCCGAGCCGTATATTTCGTTCATCCTGCTGCTGGAGGGGCGTTTGGATTTCGCCATCAATCAAAACCGCTATCAGATTGAGGCTGACGGCGGACGGGTGGTGTTGATTGCTGCGGAGGAGGAGATTTTGTTCAGCCGTTATCTCTATCAAGGGGAGAAAACGGCGAAAATCACGTTGAAAGGCATAGAGCAATGGTTGTCGCAACCGCAATACGCGGCGATGCTGCCGGCGGTTTACCGCGAGACGGTGCGGCATTGGCATTTGAGCGATGAATTGCGCGCTTTGGCGGAAAACAGTTTGATGCTGTCGGCGCAAGGCGACGGTCTGGGCGATGTTTTGCAGCGCGAAGCCGATGCTTTGCAGTTGCTCGCAGGATTGTGGCGCGATTTTTGCAGCCGTTATCCGTTGTCGCCATCGTCTGAAAAATCAGGCGGGACGGTTCGCCCGTCGGATGGGGACGGGTTTGTGCATGGTTTGAATCAGGCATTTGACCAAGGCGCGCACCAAGTGGCGGAACTCGCCGCCGCGCTGCACGTCAGCGAACGGACGCTGCAACGCCGTCTGCGGGATTATTTCGGGATTACCGTCAGCGACTGGCTGCGGCACAAACACATGCAATATGCGCTGTATGCGTTGACGACGGGCAAAGAGAGCATCAGCGAAATCGCCTACCGTTGCGGCTATGGACACACATCCAGCTTCACGCAGGCATTCAAGCAATATTTCGACTGCACGCCTGCGGAGGTGCGCAAGCGGGAGGATTGA
- a CDS encoding lysozyme inhibitor LprI family protein, with amino-acid sequence MHKKLLALPLIALMLAACGKEEPKQALECGNPAAIQSIRNQIQETIKREARSFVRADSRQFVDADKIIAAGSELNIVLDNPQEITEDNKSLCSADLKIQIPAEVLRTADANSPLIYSNTGLTEMLQQKIMGSNLSFENNTFSTSVRYTPDPKVGTVSLEDNTVNMTAQTLSSLLLPYGVKSIVMIDGKAVSKEEAIKILQSKAAEEPPVAKAEDILENNAASQASGVPPAAGLETEILRPDGEEKQEQPSFSQSDLDNARSQNHQAEAEIKGVWDGMERTVQQEMLAEQRAWIQTKNQNCQQAAARADSPAQNEYLKLQCDTRMTRERTQYLRGYSIN; translated from the coding sequence ATGCACAAAAAACTGCTGGCTTTACCGCTTATCGCCCTGATGTTGGCGGCGTGCGGCAAAGAAGAACCCAAGCAGGCTTTGGAGTGTGGCAATCCCGCCGCCATTCAAAGTATCCGCAACCAAATCCAAGAAACCATCAAGCGCGAGGCGCGTTCCTTTGTCCGTGCCGACAGCCGCCAATTTGTCGATGCCGATAAAATCATTGCCGCCGGCTCCGAGTTGAATATCGTCTTGGACAATCCGCAAGAAATTACGGAAGACAACAAATCCTTGTGCAGCGCCGATTTGAAAATCCAAATCCCTGCCGAAGTATTGCGTACCGCCGATGCCAACAGTCCGCTGATTTACAGCAATACCGGCTTGACCGAAATGCTTCAGCAGAAAATCATGGGCAGCAACCTGAGCTTTGAGAACAATACGTTTTCAACCAGCGTCCGCTATACGCCCGATCCGAAAGTCGGTACGGTTTCTTTGGAAGACAATACCGTCAACATGACCGCGCAAACCCTGTCTTCCTTACTGTTGCCTTACGGTGTCAAAAGCATCGTGATGATAGACGGCAAGGCAGTCAGCAAAGAAGAGGCGATCAAAATCCTGCAAAGCAAAGCCGCTGAAGAGCCGCCTGTCGCCAAAGCAGAAGATATTTTGGAAAACAACGCGGCGAGCCAAGCTTCGGGCGTACCGCCTGCCGCGGGCCTTGAAACCGAAATCCTGCGCCCTGACGGCGAAGAGAAGCAGGAGCAGCCTTCGTTTTCTCAAAGCGACTTAGATAATGCCCGTTCGCAAAACCATCAGGCAGAGGCGGAAATCAAAGGCGTATGGGACGGCATGGAGCGTACTGTCCAACAGGAAATGCTGGCAGAACAACGCGCTTGGATTCAAACCAAAAACCAAAACTGCCAACAGGCGGCAGCAAGGGCGGACAGTCCGGCGCAAAACGAATACCTCAAGCTCCAATGCGATACCCGCATGACGCGCGAGCGTACCCAATATCTGCGCGGCTATTCGATCAACTGA
- a CDS encoding tyrosine recombinase XerC: MLARDFGLSLDGYLKMLGQQGKSAHTLSAYGRDLTELVRLLTKGSSETAQDLKRRDFVAALKRLSQQGLSERTLARKLSAWRQYCGWLVQSGMMDNDPTFNLKASRLPERLPKALPQEELNHMLDSAPADDSLAVRDHALFELMYGSGLRLSEIHGLDLGDVLLDEGWVSVTGKGRKERQIPLSGKSVEALRAYLSERVAADGETALFTGKNGTRLGQRQIQKRLQAWAVQQGSGQHISPHMMRHSYASHLLQSSRDIRAVQELLGHSNLSTTQIYTKLDFDHLAKVYDEGHPRAKRKK; this comes from the coding sequence ATGTTGGCGCGCGATTTCGGACTGTCTTTGGACGGCTATTTGAAAATGTTGGGGCAACAGGGCAAGTCGGCGCACACGCTGTCTGCCTACGGGCGCGATTTGACCGAACTTGTGCGGCTTTTGACGAAAGGGTCGTCTGAAACGGCGCAGGATTTGAAACGGCGCGATTTTGTGGCGGCGTTGAAACGGCTGTCGCAACAAGGCTTGAGCGAACGGACGCTGGCGCGCAAATTATCGGCGTGGCGGCAATATTGTGGCTGGCTCGTGCAGTCGGGCATGATGGACAACGACCCGACCTTCAACCTGAAAGCCTCGCGCCTGCCCGAACGCCTGCCCAAGGCCCTGCCGCAGGAAGAGTTGAACCATATGCTCGACAGCGCGCCTGCCGACGACAGTTTGGCGGTGCGCGACCATGCCTTGTTTGAACTGATGTACGGCAGCGGCCTGCGCCTGAGCGAGATACACGGCTTGGATTTGGGCGATGTGTTGCTGGACGAAGGCTGGGTGAGCGTAACCGGTAAAGGCAGGAAAGAGCGGCAAATCCCGCTGTCGGGCAAAAGCGTCGAAGCCTTGCGTGCCTATCTGTCCGAACGCGTGGCAGCAGATGGCGAAACCGCGCTCTTTACCGGCAAAAACGGCACGCGGCTCGGGCAGCGGCAAATCCAAAAACGCCTTCAGGCATGGGCGGTGCAGCAGGGCAGCGGGCAACACATTTCCCCGCACATGATGCGCCACAGCTACGCCAGCCACCTTTTGCAATCCTCGCGCGATATCCGCGCCGTGCAAGAACTGTTGGGACACAGCAACCTCTCGACCACGCAGATTTACACCAAGCTGGATTTCGACCATCTGGCCAAGGTTTACGACGAGGGGCATCCGCGGGCGAAACGGAAAAAGTGA
- the fba gene encoding class II fructose-bisphosphate aldolase (catalyzes the reversible aldol condensation of dihydroxyacetonephosphate and glyceraldehyde 3-phosphate in the Calvin cycle, glycolysis, and/or gluconeogenesis) translates to MALVSMRQLLDHAAENSYGLPAFNVNNLEQMRAIMEAADQVNAPVIVQASAGARKYAGAPFLRHLILAAVEEFPHIPVVMHQDHGASPDVCQRSIQLGFSSVMMDGSLLEDGKTPSTYEYNVNATRTVVNFSHACGVSVEGEIGVLGNLETGEAGEEDGVGAAGKLSHDQMLTSVEDAVRFVKDTGVDALAIAVGTSHGAYKFTRPPTGDVLRIDRIKEIHQALPNTHIVMHGSSSVPQEWLKVINEYGGKIGETYGVPVEEIVEGIKHGVRKVNIDTDLRLASTGAIRRFMAENPSEFDPRKYLSKTVEAMKQICLDRYLAFGCEGQAGKIKPVSLEKMANRYAKGELNQIIK, encoded by the coding sequence ATGGCACTCGTATCCATGCGCCAACTGCTCGACCATGCCGCCGAAAACAGCTACGGCCTGCCCGCATTCAACGTCAACAACCTCGAACAAATGCGCGCCATCATGGAAGCCGCAGACCAAGTCAACGCCCCCGTTATCGTTCAAGCATCCGCCGGCGCGCGCAAATACGCAGGCGCGCCGTTTTTACGCCACCTGATTTTGGCAGCCGTTGAAGAATTCCCGCACATCCCCGTCGTCATGCACCAAGACCACGGCGCATCGCCCGACGTATGCCAACGCTCCATCCAACTGGGCTTCTCCTCCGTTATGATGGACGGCTCGCTGCTCGAAGACGGCAAGACCCCGTCCACCTACGAATACAACGTCAACGCCACCCGTACCGTCGTTAACTTCTCCCACGCCTGCGGCGTATCCGTCGAAGGCGAAATCGGCGTCTTGGGCAACCTCGAAACCGGCGAAGCCGGCGAAGAAGACGGCGTAGGCGCGGCAGGCAAACTCTCCCACGACCAAATGCTCACCAGCGTCGAAGATGCCGTGCGCTTCGTCAAAGACACCGGCGTGGACGCACTCGCCATCGCCGTCGGCACCAGCCACGGCGCATACAAATTCACCCGTCCGCCCACCGGCGACGTATTGCGCATCGACCGCATCAAAGAAATCCACCAAGCCCTGCCCAACACCCACATCGTCATGCACGGCTCCAGCTCCGTTCCGCAAGAATGGCTGAAAGTCATCAACGAATACGGCGGCAAAATCGGCGAAACCTACGGCGTACCCGTAGAAGAAATCGTCGAAGGCATCAAACACGGCGTGCGTAAAGTCAATATCGACACCGACCTGCGCCTCGCCTCCACCGGCGCCATCCGCCGCTTCATGGCAGAAAACCCGTCCGAATTCGACCCGCGCAAATACCTGAGCAAAACCGTCGAAGCCATGAAACAAATCTGTCTCGACCGCTACCTCGCATTCGGCTGCGAAGGTCAGGCAGGCAAAATCAAACCTGTTTCCCTTGAAAAAATGGCAAACCGCTACGCCAAAGGCGAGCTGAACCAAATCATCAAATAA
- a CDS encoding GIY-YIG nuclease family protein: MNAENWRVYLILCENGALYCGISNRPQERFAAHLAGKGAKYTRLNKPAAMRIVSDGLSKSEALKREIAIKKLTVGKKRELWDEAAGNAVIVD, encoded by the coding sequence ATGAACGCAGAAAATTGGCGCGTTTACCTGATTTTGTGCGAAAACGGCGCACTCTACTGCGGTATCAGCAACCGCCCGCAAGAGCGGTTCGCCGCCCACCTCGCCGGCAAAGGAGCGAAATATACGCGGCTGAACAAACCCGCGGCGATGCGTATCGTTTCAGACGGCCTCTCCAAAAGCGAGGCGCTGAAACGGGAAATCGCGATAAAAAAACTGACGGTAGGGAAGAAGCGGGAATTGTGGGACGAAGCGGCGGGAAATGCGGTTATAGTGGATTAA
- a CDS encoding ParA family protein, with protein MSAQILAVANQKGGVGKTTTTVNLAASLASKGKRVLVIDLDPQGNATTGSGIDKARLEEGVYQVVLGDTDIKTAVVRSGDGSYDVLGANRALAGAEIELVQEIAREIRLKNALQTVENDYDFVLIDCPPSLTLLTLNGLVAANGVIVPMLCEYYALEGISDLIATVRKIRQAINPRLDITGIVRTLYDSRSRLVVEVSEQLFQHFGNLMFQTVIPRNVRLAEAPSHGMPALAYDANAKGTKAYLALAEELLERTKG; from the coding sequence ATGAGCGCACAAATCCTCGCCGTCGCCAACCAAAAAGGCGGCGTCGGCAAAACCACCACCACCGTCAACCTCGCGGCATCGCTCGCCTCCAAAGGCAAACGCGTCCTCGTCATCGACCTCGATCCGCAAGGCAACGCCACCACCGGCAGCGGCATAGACAAAGCCCGCCTCGAAGAAGGCGTGTACCAAGTCGTATTGGGCGATACCGACATCAAAACCGCCGTCGTCCGCAGCGGGGACGGCAGCTACGACGTACTCGGCGCCAACCGCGCGCTTGCCGGTGCCGAAATCGAGCTGGTGCAAGAAATCGCCCGCGAAATCCGCCTCAAAAACGCCCTGCAAACTGTCGAAAACGACTACGACTTCGTCCTCATCGACTGCCCCCCTTCACTGACACTGCTCACGCTCAACGGACTCGTCGCCGCCAACGGCGTCATCGTACCCATGTTGTGCGAATACTATGCCCTAGAAGGCATCTCCGACCTCATCGCCACCGTGCGCAAAATCCGTCAGGCAATCAACCCGCGCCTCGACATCACCGGCATCGTCCGCACCCTCTACGACAGCCGCAGCCGCCTCGTCGTCGAAGTCAGCGAACAGCTTTTCCAACATTTCGGCAACCTGATGTTCCAAACCGTCATCCCCCGCAACGTCCGCCTCGCCGAAGCCCCCAGCCACGGCATGCCCGCGCTCGCCTACGATGCCAACGCCAAAGGCACCAAAGCCTACCTCGCCTTGGCGGAAGAACTGTTGGAGCGGACTAAAGGTTGA